The DNA window CGCTTCGGTGGCGAGCCGGTGACGCTGGAAACACGGCGCCACATCGGGTACATGCCGGAGGAGCGCGGGCTCTACCCGAAGATGAAGGTCGGCGAGCAACTGTCCTATTTGGCTCGTTTGCACGGCCTTTCCGCGCGTGCCGCGGCCAAGGCGAGTGACGCGTGGACGGAACGGCTCGGCGTCGAAGCCAAGCGGAACGACGAGGTCGAAAAGCTCAGCCTCGGCAACCAGCAGCGCGTGCAGCTCGCCGCGGCGCTCGTGCACGACCCGCGGATACTGGTGCTCGATGAGCCGTTCTCCGGGCTCGACCCGGTCGCCGTCGACGTGATGAGCCAGGTGCTCAAGGAAAAGGCGGCCGAAGGCGTGCCGGTGGTGTTCTCCAGCCATCAGCTCGATCTCGTCGAGCGGCTGTGCGACCGGATCGGCATCGTCCGCAGTGGACAGATGGTCACCTCCGGCACGGTCGCGGAGTTGAGTGTGGACAGTGCGGTGCGGTTGCTGGTGCACGCGCCGGACGCGCCAGCTGGCTGGGCCGACGGGCTGGCCGGGGTGAAGGTGCTGCGGCACGAGAACGGGCGCACCGAGCTGGAACTCGCCGCGGGCACCGACGACCAGGCCGTGCTCAAGGCGGCGCTGGCGACCGGGCCCGTGCACGAGTTCGCCCGCAGCAGGACCTCCTTGACCGAACTGTTCCGCAACGTCGTCACCGAGCCGGGGGAGTGAACGTGAGTACACCGATCCAGGACAAGTCGAGCGGATGGTCCTCGGTGTGGCTGGTGGCCTCCCGTGAGATCACCACCCGCCTCAAGTCGAAGGCGTGGCGGATCAGCACGGTGGTGCTGATGCTGCTGATCGTCGCGGGCGCGCTCGTGATGAAGCTCGTCAGCGGCGGCTCGGACGCGACGGTCGGCGTGCTGCCGCAGAGCGCGTCGCTGTCGGCGCCGCTGCAGGCCAGTGCGACCAGCATCGGCCAGACGGTGACGGTGAACCCGATCGCCGACGAGGCCGCCGGCAGGGCCAAGGTCGCCGACGGCTCGCTGGACGCGCTGCTCCTCGACGACCCGAAGGCGCCGGGCAAGGTCTCGGTCGTGGTCAAGAAGGACCTCGACGGCAAGCTCAAGAACGCGCTGAACGTGCTCGCCGGGCAGGTGGCCTTCAACGACCAGGTCCAGAAGCTCGGCGGGGATCCCGCCGCGGTGAACAAGGCCGTCGCCGGGGCCGCGGTCAACATCGAGCCGATGGAGACCCCGACCGAGTACAGCGGGCAGCAGATCGCGATCGGGTTCATCGCCGGGCTGCTGATCTACCTTTCGCTGATGCTCAACGGCCAGATGGTCGCGCAG is part of the Amycolatopsis sp. CA-230715 genome and encodes:
- a CDS encoding ABC transporter ATP-binding protein, which produces MPEQKLEIDKISKRYGDVVALREMSFEVRAGELFGFVGSNGAGKTTTMRIALGVLSSDSGEVRFGGEPVTLETRRHIGYMPEERGLYPKMKVGEQLSYLARLHGLSARAAAKASDAWTERLGVEAKRNDEVEKLSLGNQQRVQLAAALVHDPRILVLDEPFSGLDPVAVDVMSQVLKEKAAEGVPVVFSSHQLDLVERLCDRIGIVRSGQMVTSGTVAELSVDSAVRLLVHAPDAPAGWADGLAGVKVLRHENGRTELELAAGTDDQAVLKAALATGPVHEFARSRTSLTELFRNVVTEPGE
- a CDS encoding ABC transporter permease, with the translated sequence MSTPIQDKSSGWSSVWLVASREITTRLKSKAWRISTVVLMLLIVAGALVMKLVSGGSDATVGVLPQSASLSAPLQASATSIGQTVTVNPIADEAAGRAKVADGSLDALLLDDPKAPGKVSVVVKKDLDGKLKNALNVLAGQVAFNDQVQKLGGDPAAVNKAVAGAAVNIEPMETPTEYSGQQIAIGFIAGLLIYLSLMLNGQMVAQGVVEEKTSRVVELLLSTVRPWQLMTGKVLGIGAVGLLQMVLIGVAGLAAALGTNALSEVSISATVGAVVWLVVWFLLGFLMYAIVFAALGALVSRQEDVGGAVTPALMFVVAGYIIGVTIVPSNPGSKLVEVLSVIPVFSPTLMPVRLAIGGVPVWETALSVVLTLAALPVLIWLAGRIYRNAVMRTGAKVKLRDALTAA